In Streptomyces sp. RFCAC02, the following proteins share a genomic window:
- a CDS encoding sugar ABC transporter substrate-binding protein yields the protein MRRRNGDRSAVRRGLAALAALVVAAALATGCSSDSGGKRARERAEQEAAAGRADTPRITVALITHGAPGDTFWDIVRKGAEQAAAKDNADLVYAGDPSPAEQSALIDNAVDQDVDGIALTMADPEAVSGAIARAREAGIPVVGLNSGLDAWRDAGLLSYFGQDEALTGRAFGDRLNDEGGRHGVCVVHEQGNVSQEQRCGGVAETFDGDLETLYVDGTDMPAVRSTIQAKLQQDPSIDWVVALGAPFALAAVGSVTDAGSDARIATFDLNPELVTAIEDGDIAFAVDQQPYLQGYLAIDALWLYVFNGNISGGGAEPVLTGPAFIDEENVDTVADHARNGTR from the coding sequence ATGCGACGACGGAACGGCGACCGTTCCGCGGTCCGGAGGGGTCTGGCCGCCCTGGCCGCCCTGGTGGTGGCCGCCGCGCTCGCCACGGGCTGCTCCAGCGACTCCGGCGGGAAGCGCGCCCGGGAGCGGGCCGAGCAGGAGGCCGCGGCCGGGCGCGCGGACACGCCGCGCATCACGGTCGCCCTCATCACCCACGGCGCCCCCGGCGACACCTTCTGGGACATCGTGCGCAAGGGCGCCGAGCAGGCCGCCGCCAAGGACAACGCGGACCTCGTCTACGCCGGCGACCCCTCGCCCGCCGAACAGTCCGCGCTCATCGACAACGCCGTCGACCAGGACGTCGACGGCATCGCCCTCACCATGGCCGACCCGGAGGCCGTCAGCGGCGCCATAGCCCGCGCCCGGGAGGCGGGCATCCCCGTCGTCGGGCTCAACTCCGGGCTCGACGCGTGGCGCGACGCCGGGCTGCTGTCCTACTTCGGCCAGGACGAGGCCCTCACCGGCCGCGCCTTCGGCGACCGGCTGAACGACGAGGGCGGCCGGCACGGCGTCTGCGTCGTCCACGAGCAGGGCAACGTCTCCCAGGAGCAGCGCTGCGGCGGCGTCGCCGAGACCTTCGACGGCGACCTGGAGACGCTCTACGTGGACGGCACGGACATGCCCGCCGTGCGCTCCACGATCCAGGCGAAGCTCCAGCAGGACCCGTCGATCGACTGGGTAGTGGCGCTCGGGGCGCCGTTCGCGCTGGCCGCCGTCGGGTCCGTGACGGACGCGGGCAGCGACGCGCGGATCGCCACCTTCGACCTCAACCCCGAGCTGGTCACCGCCATCGAGGACGGCGACATCGCGTTCGCCGTCGACCAGCAGCCCTACCTCCAGGGCTACCTCGCGATCGACGCGCTGTGGCTGTACGTCTTCAACGGCAACATCAGCGGCGGCGGCGCGGAACCCGTCCTCACCGGCCCGGCGTTCATCGACGAGGAGAACGTCGACACGGTCGCCGACCACGCCAGGAACGGCACACGGTGA
- the iolC gene encoding 5-dehydro-2-deoxygluconokinase, which translates to MDVITMGRIGVDIYPQQSGVPLARVETFRRFLGGSATNVAVAAARLGRSAAVITRTGRDPFGAYCREALRAFGVDDRWVTDVPDLPTPVTFCELFPPDDFPLYFYRYPKAPDLELRAGDLDMTAIAAAGVFWATGTGLCEEPSRAATLAALAARGPGRVATVLDLDWRPMFWAGGDPAAARPHYRAALAHATVAVGNTEECAVATGEREPYACARALIDAGVDLAVVKRGPAGVLAMRRDGTAADVPAHPVDVVNGLGAGDAFGGALCHGLLAGWDTERTVRYANAAGALVAGRLACSSAMPYPHEVEALLS; encoded by the coding sequence ATGGACGTCATCACCATGGGGCGCATCGGTGTCGACATCTACCCGCAGCAGTCGGGTGTGCCCCTCGCGCGGGTGGAGACGTTCCGCAGGTTCCTCGGCGGGTCGGCGACGAACGTGGCGGTCGCGGCGGCGCGGCTCGGCCGGTCGGCCGCCGTGATCACCCGGACCGGACGCGACCCGTTCGGCGCCTACTGCCGCGAGGCGCTGCGCGCGTTCGGCGTGGACGACCGGTGGGTGACGGACGTGCCGGACCTGCCGACGCCCGTCACGTTCTGCGAGCTGTTCCCGCCCGACGACTTCCCGCTGTACTTCTACCGCTATCCGAAGGCCCCCGACCTCGAACTCCGCGCCGGGGACCTCGACATGACGGCGATCGCCGCGGCCGGCGTGTTCTGGGCGACCGGCACGGGCCTGTGCGAGGAACCGAGCCGTGCCGCCACCCTCGCCGCACTCGCCGCCCGCGGCCCCGGACGGGTGGCGACCGTGCTCGACCTGGACTGGCGGCCCATGTTCTGGGCGGGCGGCGACCCCGCCGCCGCGCGCCCCCACTACCGCGCGGCCCTCGCGCACGCCACGGTCGCGGTCGGGAACACGGAGGAGTGCGCCGTCGCCACCGGCGAGCGCGAGCCGTACGCCTGCGCGCGGGCGCTCATCGACGCCGGGGTCGACCTCGCCGTCGTCAAACGCGGCCCCGCGGGCGTGCTCGCGATGCGCCGCGACGGCACGGCCGCCGACGTGCCGGCCCACCCCGTGGACGTGGTGAACGGCCTCGGCGCGGGCGACGCGTTCGGCGGCGCGCTGTGCCACGGGCTGCTGGCCGGGTGGGACACGGAGCGGACCGTCCGGTACGCGAACGCCGCCGGCGCCCTGGTCGCGGGCCGCCTCGCCTGTTCGTCCGCCATGCCGTACCCGCACGAGGTGGAGGCGCTGCTGTCATGA
- a CDS encoding deoxyribose-phosphate aldolase: MTPSPARPPRAGSVADLPLLRARHPEAIADAAALRTRRPLLGTRDRLLIVAADHPARGAFAAGGLPTAMADRHDLLERLLTALAQPGVDGVLATADTLEDLLLLGALEDRLALASMNRGGLAGAAFELDDRFTGARAEDIARLRFDAGKLLLRVDLSDAGSLTTAASAARAVDDCARHRLPVFVEPFLCRRDAAGRPVADLGPRAVAASLAIASGLGGTSAYTWLKVPVPDDPAAMERVMAATTLPTVLLGGDARVGPGGTGDVWERWRTALRLPGVRGLVAGRALLYPPDGDVAGAVARAAALL; encoded by the coding sequence ATGACCCCCTCCCCCGCCCGCCCTCCACGCGCCGGGTCCGTCGCCGACCTTCCGCTCCTGCGCGCCCGGCATCCGGAGGCGATCGCCGATGCCGCCGCGCTGCGCACCCGCCGCCCGCTGCTGGGCACCCGGGACCGGCTGCTGATCGTCGCCGCCGACCACCCGGCGCGGGGAGCGTTCGCCGCCGGCGGCCTCCCCACTGCCATGGCGGACCGGCACGACCTGCTGGAACGCCTCCTCACCGCCCTCGCGCAGCCCGGCGTCGACGGCGTGCTCGCCACCGCCGACACCCTGGAGGACCTGCTGCTGCTCGGCGCCCTGGAGGACCGGCTCGCCCTCGCGTCGATGAACCGGGGCGGCCTCGCGGGCGCCGCGTTCGAGCTGGACGACCGGTTCACCGGCGCCCGCGCCGAGGACATCGCGCGGCTCCGCTTCGACGCCGGGAAACTGCTGCTGCGCGTCGACCTGTCGGACGCCGGGTCCCTCACGACGGCCGCGTCCGCCGCCCGCGCCGTGGACGACTGCGCGCGGCACCGGCTGCCGGTGTTCGTCGAGCCGTTCCTGTGCCGGCGCGACGCGGCCGGGCGGCCGGTGGCCGATCTGGGTCCGCGGGCCGTCGCCGCGTCCCTCGCCATCGCGTCGGGGCTCGGCGGCACCTCGGCGTACACCTGGCTGAAGGTGCCCGTGCCCGACGATCCCGCCGCGATGGAACGTGTCATGGCCGCCACCACCCTGCCCACCGTCCTCCTCGGCGGCGACGCGCGCGTCGGCCCCGGCGGCACGGGGGACGTCTGGGAGCGCTGGCGCACCGCGCTGCGGCTGCCCGGCGTCCGGGGCCTGGTCGCCGGCCGCGCCCTGCTCTACCCGCCCGACGGCGACGTGGCGGGCGCCGTGGCGCGCGCCGCCGCGCTGCTGTGA